Within the Flavobacterium sp. N502536 genome, the region CAAAATTTCAAATATAAAAAGGTACCTAAAATAATGGTTATTGCAATGCCTAGTAGATAAAGTGCTTTTTTAGACATAAGTGATGAAGTTAAGATTCTATCAAATTTAACAAAAAAATAAATACATAACCGATTAATAATCAGTTATTTTAAAGTTATTTCTCTAATTATGAGGGCGTTGTATCAATGAAGATCAAAACATAACGATTCCTGTAATTTCAATTCTCAGGCCAGATTAAATTGAGTAACTTGCATAAAAATTAAATTCAGGCATCAAAATGGTCGAAATAGAAAGAAAGTTTCTTGTAAAATCAGCTGATTTTAAAGAGCAGGCTTTTGCACACAATAAAATTGCCCAGGGATACTTAAGTGCTGTTCCTGAAAGAACGGTTCGTGTGCGTATTAAAGGGGAAAGAGGTTTTATTACCATAAAAGGAATCAGCCATCAGGGCGGAATGTCCCGTTTTGAATGGGAAAATGAAATCCCGCTGGATGAAGCACTAGAATTGCTTAAATTATGTGAAAAAGGAAAGATTGAAAAGACACGTTACGAGATAAAATCAGGCAAACACATTTTTGAAGTAGACGAATTTTACGGAGAAAATGAAGGCTTGGTGATGGCCGAAGTAGAACTGGAATCGGAAACAGAACTTTTTGAAAAACCGGATTGGCTGGGGGAAGAGGTAACGGATGATCCACGATACTACAATGCTTATTTGAGTAAGAATCCTTTTAAAGAATGGAAGAAGTAAAGTTTATGGAAGTATATGATTTGATCATTGTAGGGGGCGGTCCAATTGGTCTGGCCTGTGCAATCGAAGCTCAGAAAAAAGGTTTGCGTTATCTGATTATTGAAAAAGGCGCTCTTGTGAATAGTATTTTCAATTATCCTTTGTACATGACTTTTTTCTCCACTGCTGAAAGACTTGAAATTGGAGATATTCCGTTCAGTTGTCTGGCACCAAAGCCAGGCCGTCAGGAAGCATTGGAATATTACCGAAACATTCACCGATACTTTAATTTTTCGATTCAATTGTTTGAAAGGGTGACACAGGTTGAAAAACAGGCTGATGCTTCTTTTAAAATTACCACCGACAAGACGGTTTATGAAGCCAGGAATGTCGTGATTGCAACCGGTTTTTATGATATTCCGATTGAAATGAATGTAAAAGGGGAGCGGTTGCCAAAAGTGCGTCACTATTATAAAGAAGCGCACGAATATGCTTTCAGGAATGTTCTGGTTGTAGGAGCAAATAACTCTTCGGTAGATGCAGCATTGGAATGTTGGCGAAAAGGAGCAAATGTGACGATGGTTATCCGAAAAAACGTGATCAACAGCAGGGTTAAATACTGGGCGAAGCCCGATATTGAAAACCGAATTGCCGAAGGCAGTATCAAGGCTTATTTTGAATCGAATATTACTGAAATTCGTGAAAATGAAGTCGAAATAGAAACTCCTACGGGGAAAATTACACTCGAGAATGATTTTGTACTTGCGTTAACCGGTTACAAGCCAGATTTGACTTTTCTGGAAAAAATGGGGATACAATTAGCGGAAGACGAACTAAGAACTCCAACCTACCATCCGGAAACGATGGAAACGAATGTAGAGGGTTTGTTTTTGGCTGGTGTAATTTGTGGAGGCATGTACACACACAAATGGTTTATCGAAAACTCCCGTGTTCATGCTAATATGATTGTGGATTATATTACTTCAAAATAAATTTATAGTCCCGAATTCACGAATTTTACTTTTGTCAACTTATGAAAGTAAAATTCGTGAATTCGCGGCTATAAAAACTAAGAGCTACAGGAAAGCATAGAACAACCCACTTTAGACCTGGCCCAATCCGGGCGCTTAGCGAACCATTTTTGGTATTCCGGCTGTTCGTCATAAGGCTTCTGCAAAAGAGTATAAAGCTCATCGATTAGTGAATAATCTTCTTGGTCGGCTGCATCAATCGCCAGTTGCGCCATATAGTTTCGCAGTACATACTTCGGATTTATGGTATTCATTTTTGCAGCGCGCTCCTGGTCAGTGAGTAATTCAGTTTGAAGCCTTTCAAGATAGGTCGTAAACCAGTTTTGCCATGATTCTAAAACAGTACCTGAAATTTGTTCCGGAATATAAAATGCCTCCTTAATTTTTTCTATTGCTTTTTCTGCAGCATCTGATTTTTGAACGTTGCTCAAATTTCGGAAGAAAATAGTCATATCCGTCTCCGATAATTGCAGCGTACTTTCTAAAGCAGTAATTAGCTCGCTATCAGTTTCGGTTGAAGTGAATAATCCTAATTTACTTAAAAACATGGTTTTGTAATCGGAATCAAAATCAATTATAAACGATTCCAGTATTTTTTCTAAAGGTTCGGCTTCATTGATTAACGGATAAATAGCATTGGCCAATTGGTACAAATTCCATTGTGCAATCTGTGGCTGATTCCCAAAACGATACCTTCTGTATTGACTGTCGGTTGTATTGGGTGTCCAGTTTGGATCATAGTTTTCTAGCCAGCCGTAAGGGCCATAATCAATTGTGATGCCGTGAATCGACATATTATCGGTATTCATCACACCGTGTACAAAACCTACACGCTGCCAGTGCAGAATCATTTCACGAGTTGTATCGGCTACGGTTTTAAAGAATTGTAAATACTGTTCTTTAGGTTCTCCCTTAATTTCAGGGAAATAATGTTTGATGTTATATTCGACAAATTGTTTTAGATTTCGAAGTTCATTTCGGGCTGTCAGCATTTCGAAGCTGCCAAAACGGATAAACGAGGGAGCAACACGGCAAACAATCGCTCCTTTTTCATAAGCTGAATTTCCGTTGTATAAGATATCGCGTAAAACCTGATCCCCCGAGGTTATAAGCGAAAGCGATCGGGTAGTGGGAACTCCTAAATGAAACATGGCTTCGGCACACAGATACTCCCTTACAGACGAGCGCAAAACAGCCAAACCATCAGCGGTTCGCGAATAGGGCGTTTTTCCTGCGCCTTTTAATTGTAGTGTAAATGATTCGCCATTGTGTTCGACTTCTGTTAAATTAATGGCACGACCATCACCCAATTGTCCGGCCCAGTTTCCAAACTGATGCCCCGCATAACACATGGCGAACGGACACGTTTCCGGAAGAATTTCTTTTCCCGAAAAGACATTCAAAAACGATTCAGACTGAATTTCAGTAGTCGAAATTCCAACCGATTCTGCTACTTCTGCGGAAGCATGAATAAGTTTAGGATTTGATGGTTTTGTTGGATTTACATAAGAGAAAAGCGCATTGGAGACCTGACGAACTTCATTGGTTTCGTTTGGATCTGCAGGCAGTTCAGCGGTAAATCGATTATTTATTTTTAAATTTTTCATTAGGATTGTTTTCTTTGCCACAGCTTGGAATGACTTAAACTCTCTTTTTAAGCTGTAGAAAAAAGGTTTATTTAGTCAACTAGTCTGTCAGCGTACATTTTTTTCAGTTTGTGCACTTTAGGATCAATTACGATTTGACAGTAACGCGCTTCCTGATTGTTGTTGTAATAATTTTGATGATCGGCTTCGGCTTCATAGAAAACTTCAAACGGAATGAGCTGTGTCACAATCGGATCCTCGTAGAAAGCTTTTACTTCCTCAAAAACCTGTTCTGCCACCGCTTTTTGTTCGTCATCGTGATATAAAACGATCGAGCGGTATTGTGTTCCGCTATCCGCGCCCTGACGGTTTAAAGTGGTTGGGTCGTGGCTTGTCATGAATATAAAAATCAAATCGTGGTATGAAATTATGTCAGGATTAAAGGTTACTTGTATGACTTCTGCGTGACCGGTTCTGCCAGTACAAACTTCACGATAGGGCGGGTTTTTAATAAAACCTCCTGAATACCCTGATTTTAAGGATTCTACTCCCTTTAAACGCTGAATTACAGCTTCAATACACCAAAAACATCCTCCACCAAAAGTGGCAACTGATAAATTTCCCATAAAATAGTATTGTTAAAATTTTTAATGCCTATTAATCCGATAGAATATTGTGATAAATTATTAGTAAAAAGATAATTTAAATAAAGAAACTAAGCAGTTATTTATCTTTTGAAGTTTACAATTGATAAATTCGCAATTCTATAAAAAAGCAATATATTTGCAATCAAACTCAGGCACACTAATGAACAGCAAAAATAGTACCATCACTTTAGAAACCTATTTTCAGGATTTTAGAAAGAATATTGTAGGAATTAATCAGGAATTTACCTCTCCTTACGGCAAAAAACAGATTATTTATACCGATTGGACTGCCAGCGGAAGGTTATACCGACCTATTGAAGAGAAAATTCTCAATGAATTCGGGCCTTTTGTTGCCAATACGCATACCGAAACTACCGTGTCAGGTACTGCCATGACAAAAGCGTATCATCATGCCAGATCGATCATCAAACGTCATACAAATGCCAGTAACGACGATGTATTGATCACAGATGGTACCGGAATGACAGGTGTTGTTAATAAATTTCAACGTATTTTAGGTTTAAAAATCCCTGAGAATTTAAAAGATTGTACGGTTGTTCCTGCTGAAAAACGTCCTGTTGTTTTTATTTCTCATATGGAACACCATTCCAATCAAACGTCGTGGTTAGAAACGATTGCCGATGTTGAAATTATTCCATCTTGCGAAAAAGGACTTTTTTGTCTGGATAATTTAGAGCAATTACTGGAGAAATATAAAGACAGAACGATCAAGATTGCTTCTATCACCTCCTGTTCGAATGTTACAGGTTTAAAAACACCGTTTCATGAGGCTGCAAAGTTAATGCACAAGCACAATGGCGTTTGTTTTGTTGATTTTGCCTGTTCGGGTCCATATGTAGAAATCGACATGCATCCCGAAGATCCGGAAGCGTATTTGGATGCTATTTTCTTTTCACCGCACAAATTTTTAGGAGGCCCAGGAACTTCGGGTGTTCTAATTTTTAATAAAAAGTTATACAACAATATGATCCCGGATTGTCCCGGAGGAGGAACAGTGAGCTGGACCAATCCGTGGGGCGAACATAAATATATAGATAACATTGAGGATCGTGAAGATGGCGGTACTCCCGGGTTTCTTCAGGTTATTAAAACCGCACTGGCTATTGAGCTAAAAGAGGAAATGGGAATCGAAAACATCCTGCAACGCGAGCATGAGATTGTTGACTACGTTTTTAATGAATTAGATTCTGTTTCCAATATTAAAATCCTGGCGGGACAGCATAAAAACCGTTTGGGAGTTGTTTCGTTTTTTATCGAAAATCTTCATTTTAATTTAGGAGTGAAATTACTGAACGATAAATTCGGAATTCAAACCAGAGGAGGATGCAGTTGTGCCGGAACTTACGGACACTTTTTATTGCACGTAGATCAGGAAACTTCCAATAAACTGGTAAACGAAATTACTATTGGCGATTTAATCAAAAAACCGGGATGGATCAGAATGTCAATTCACCCAACTACTACTGATAAAGAAATTGCTTTTGTTTGCGAAAGCATCAAAGATTTGGCTAAAAACCATACAGAATGGGCTTTGGACTATACTTATAACAAAAATACCAATGAGTTTGTTCACAAGGATGCCACTTCGTTTGAAGACGAGTTAGTAGCCGGCTGGTTCAAATCGTAAAACTTATATTCGTAATGAATACTAAACCCGACAGGTTTCAAAAACCTGTCGGGTTTGTTGTTTAGTAAATGTTTTTAAAAAGGACGTCACTTCGTTTGAAGACGAGTTAGTGGCCGGCTGGTTCAAATCGTAAAACTTTTATTCGTAATGAATACTAAACCCGACAGGTTTCAAAAACCTGTCGGGTTTGTTATTTTTAAATTACATAATCAAGCGAACTCCACCCAGATCTGAAATACGGTAAGAGAATTTGTTTCCGGGTGAACCAATGAACATAAAGTTTTTAGGGATATTCCATTTTATAGAAAGCTCATCGATAATTTCAGGGCCAAAAACTCCTTGTATTTCAAGGTATTCAATGTCAATATCATCGTAGGCACGATCCAAAACTTCCAGGTCTTTGATTAATTCTTCGTTATTGGAAGGGCCATTTTTGACGTAAACGATTTTAAGTTTTTTGGTCGTTTCGTTGTTTTCAACATATTGTAAAACTTTGTTCAGGATGGCAATATCGTCTCCTTTGGTAAAAAAGACAAATTCCTGCGAGTTGATCTGTACACTCATTTTTTGTAAATACCGATTGCTGATGATTACCATTCGTCGTAAGGGCTGATAAAAATACTCCAGAGCTTCGATTAAAAGTCTTATCAGAATGACACGATTTAACATGATGCCAATGAAGAGCAGCGAGGGAACCATGTATTTCAAAAAGGTATAGAAAGCATTGATGTTGAGTTCCATGTTTCCAATAAAAGCAGCGATAATGAAAGAAACGGCAATAACTACAGATATGCCCCGTGCACGCTCTGGTCGGGGTAGTTTTCGACGTTTGAATTTGAGTAGTAAATTCCCGATTCCAAATAAAGCCATTACCGCCAGAAAAGAGAACGTATAAACTCCTGCTAAGGACTCTAAATGCCCATTGGTTGCAAAAAGTACCGAAATGCACAGTACTAAAAAGCTAATCACAATGCGATAGTGAGAACCTCGTTGGTTTTGTTTCAGGAAATAATTGGGTAGAATCCGGTCTAAAGTCATTCGATTTAATAAACCTGAAACTCCCACGAAGGAAGTTAACACGGCTCCGCATAAAACTAAAACGGCATCAATAGAAATAAGCCATGCCAGCCAGGAACCTCCTGTAGTTTGCCCTAAATGAGCCAGTAGTGATTCTTTATTGGCACCCACCTCGGTTAACGGAATGATACTGATTAACAAAATGGCAATTACCGGGTTGAAAAAACTAACAATGGCCCACATGTTGCGCAACGTCTTCGGGAAAACTCCCGATTGCTGTTCTTCTACAAAGTTGGCGGAACTCTCAAAACCCGAGATCCCAAGCATAGCGGCTGAGAAACCTAAAAACAAAGCTGTTTTAATGTTTCCGTAAGCGATGGGAGTCTGCCAGTTGATGTGAAAAGTTTCTAAACCGTTATTCAGGATAAACCAAAGCGAAGCTAGTACTAGTAGGCTTAAAGTGGCTAAATGGGTAATAAAGATAATTACGGCTACAAAAGCCGATTCTCCAATTCCCAATATGGCGAGCCCTGTAAAAAGAACCAAAACAATGATGGTTGCCACAGTCACATTTAAACT harbors:
- the msrA gene encoding peptide-methionine (S)-S-oxide reductase MsrA, with product MGNLSVATFGGGCFWCIEAVIQRLKGVESLKSGYSGGFIKNPPYREVCTGRTGHAEVIQVTFNPDIISYHDLIFIFMTSHDPTTLNRQGADSGTQYRSIVLYHDDEQKAVAEQVFEEVKAFYEDPIVTQLIPFEVFYEAEADHQNYYNNNQEARYCQIVIDPKVHKLKKMYADRLVD
- a CDS encoding CYTH domain-containing protein; this translates as MVEIERKFLVKSADFKEQAFAHNKIAQGYLSAVPERTVRVRIKGERGFITIKGISHQGGMSRFEWENEIPLDEALELLKLCEKGKIEKTRYEIKSGKHIFEVDEFYGENEGLVMAEVELESETELFEKPDWLGEEVTDDPRYYNAYLSKNPFKEWKK
- a CDS encoding aminotransferase class V-fold PLP-dependent enzyme — translated: MNSKNSTITLETYFQDFRKNIVGINQEFTSPYGKKQIIYTDWTASGRLYRPIEEKILNEFGPFVANTHTETTVSGTAMTKAYHHARSIIKRHTNASNDDVLITDGTGMTGVVNKFQRILGLKIPENLKDCTVVPAEKRPVVFISHMEHHSNQTSWLETIADVEIIPSCEKGLFCLDNLEQLLEKYKDRTIKIASITSCSNVTGLKTPFHEAAKLMHKHNGVCFVDFACSGPYVEIDMHPEDPEAYLDAIFFSPHKFLGGPGTSGVLIFNKKLYNNMIPDCPGGGTVSWTNPWGEHKYIDNIEDREDGGTPGFLQVIKTALAIELKEEMGIENILQREHEIVDYVFNELDSVSNIKILAGQHKNRLGVVSFFIENLHFNLGVKLLNDKFGIQTRGGCSCAGTYGHFLLHVDQETSNKLVNEITIGDLIKKPGWIRMSIHPTTTDKEIAFVCESIKDLAKNHTEWALDYTYNKNTNEFVHKDATSFEDELVAGWFKS
- a CDS encoding APC family permease: MKEIVHKKLNQLQATAICGNDISSSCLYVSALTILYAGQYAWISLLIVAVVLFLFRKIYGEVVGAIPLNGGAYNVLLNTSTKRLASLAATLTVLSYMATAVISASEGMHYLHGIFESLNVTVATIIVLVLFTGLAILGIGESAFVAVIIFITHLATLSLLVLASLWFILNNGLETFHINWQTPIAYGNIKTALFLGFSAAMLGISGFESSANFVEEQQSGVFPKTLRNMWAIVSFFNPVIAILLISIIPLTEVGANKESLLAHLGQTTGGSWLAWLISIDAVLVLCGAVLTSFVGVSGLLNRMTLDRILPNYFLKQNQRGSHYRIVISFLVLCISVLFATNGHLESLAGVYTFSFLAVMALFGIGNLLLKFKRRKLPRPERARGISVVIAVSFIIAAFIGNMELNINAFYTFLKYMVPSLLFIGIMLNRVILIRLLIEALEYFYQPLRRMVIISNRYLQKMSVQINSQEFVFFTKGDDIAILNKVLQYVENNETTKKLKIVYVKNGPSNNEELIKDLEVLDRAYDDIDIEYLEIQGVFGPEIIDELSIKWNIPKNFMFIGSPGNKFSYRISDLGGVRLIM
- a CDS encoding YpdA family putative bacillithiol disulfide reductase; translated protein: MEEVKFMEVYDLIIVGGGPIGLACAIEAQKKGLRYLIIEKGALVNSIFNYPLYMTFFSTAERLEIGDIPFSCLAPKPGRQEALEYYRNIHRYFNFSIQLFERVTQVEKQADASFKITTDKTVYEARNVVIATGFYDIPIEMNVKGERLPKVRHYYKEAHEYAFRNVLVVGANNSSVDAALECWRKGANVTMVIRKNVINSRVKYWAKPDIENRIAEGSIKAYFESNITEIRENEVEIETPTGKITLENDFVLALTGYKPDLTFLEKMGIQLAEDELRTPTYHPETMETNVEGLFLAGVICGGMYTHKWFIENSRVHANMIVDYITSK
- a CDS encoding protein adenylyltransferase SelO; the protein is MKNLKINNRFTAELPADPNETNEVRQVSNALFSYVNPTKPSNPKLIHASAEVAESVGISTTEIQSESFLNVFSGKEILPETCPFAMCYAGHQFGNWAGQLGDGRAINLTEVEHNGESFTLQLKGAGKTPYSRTADGLAVLRSSVREYLCAEAMFHLGVPTTRSLSLITSGDQVLRDILYNGNSAYEKGAIVCRVAPSFIRFGSFEMLTARNELRNLKQFVEYNIKHYFPEIKGEPKEQYLQFFKTVADTTREMILHWQRVGFVHGVMNTDNMSIHGITIDYGPYGWLENYDPNWTPNTTDSQYRRYRFGNQPQIAQWNLYQLANAIYPLINEAEPLEKILESFIIDFDSDYKTMFLSKLGLFTSTETDSELITALESTLQLSETDMTIFFRNLSNVQKSDAAEKAIEKIKEAFYIPEQISGTVLESWQNWFTTYLERLQTELLTDQERAAKMNTINPKYVLRNYMAQLAIDAADQEDYSLIDELYTLLQKPYDEQPEYQKWFAKRPDWARSKVGCSMLSCSS